A single window of Rhodamnia argentea isolate NSW1041297 chromosome 5, ASM2092103v1, whole genome shotgun sequence DNA harbors:
- the LOC115737184 gene encoding uncharacterized protein LOC115737184, whose protein sequence is MGNCAAPQITRNGGLAKTTHHHNWPSSSPPSTLKLIHMDGRLQEFTQTIKASYLLSQNPNCFLCNSESMFIDAIVPWIHEEEDLCLGQLYFLLPLSMSRVPLSFRELCMLATKASAALESGSSLRRRKDGVPSRVAHRRRCRAPTGFGRHEIGVV, encoded by the coding sequence aTGGGCAACTGTGCAGCTCCTCAGATCACTAGAAATGGCGGCCTCGCCAAGACCACCCACCACCATAACTGGCCATCCTCATCTCCTCCATCCACGCTCAAGCTCATTCACATGGACGGAAGACTGCAAGAGTTCACTCAAACCATCAAGGCCTCGTACCTCCTATCCCAAAACCCTAACTGCTTCCTCTGCAACTCAGAGTCCATGTTCATCGACGCCATCGTCCCTTGGATCCACGAAGAGGAAGACCTCTGCTTGGGCCAGCTCTATTTCCTCTTGCCTCTCTCCATGTCCCGAGTCCCGCTCTCTTTCCGGGAGCTCTGCATGCTCGCCACCAAGGCCAGCGCGGCGCTCGAGAGTGGCTCGAGtctgaggaggaggaaggacgGAGTTCCATCTAGGGTGGCTCACCGGAGAAGGTGTCGAGCTCCAACCGGGTTCGGGCGCCATGAGATTGGAGTTGTGTGA